The Pan paniscus chromosome 12, NHGRI_mPanPan1-v2.0_pri, whole genome shotgun sequence genome window below encodes:
- the LOC100969047 gene encoding small ribosomal subunit protein uS5-like, whose protein sequence is MGNRGGFHGGFGSGIRGRGRGRGRGRGRGRRARGGKAEDKEWMPVTKLGRLVKDMKIKSLEEIYLFSLPIKESEIIDFFLGDSLKDEVLKIMPVQKQTRAGQGTRFKAFVAIGDYNGHVSLGVKCSKEVATAIRGAIILAKLSIVPVRRGYWGNKIGKPHTVPCKVTGRCGSVLVRLIPAPRGTGIVSTPVPKKLLMTAGIDDCYTSARGCTATLGNFAKATFDAISKTYSYLTPDLWKETVFTKSPYQEFTDHLVKTHTRVSVQRTQASDVATT, encoded by the coding sequence ATGGGGAACCGCGGTGGCTTCCACGGAGGTTTCGGCAGTGGCATCCGGGGCCGGGGTCGCGGGCGTGGACGGGGCCGTGGCCGAGGCCGCAGAGCTCGCGGAGGCAAGGCCGAGGATAAGGAGTGGATGCCTGTCACCAAGCTGGGCCGCTTGGTCAAGGACATGAAGATCAAGTCCCTGGAGGAGATCTATCTCTTCTCCCTGCCCATTAAGGAATCTGAGATCATTGATTTCTTCCTGGGGGACTCTCTCAAGGATGAGGTTTTGAAGATTATGCCCGTGCAGAAGCAGACCCGTGCCGGCCAGGGCACCAGGTTCAAGGCGTTTGTTGCTATCGGAGACTACAATGGCCATGTCAGTCTGGGTGTTAAGTGCTCCAAGGAGGTGGCCACCGCCATCCGTGGGGCCATCATCCTGGCCAAGCTCTCCATTGTCCCCGTGCGCAGAGGCTACTGGGGGAACAAGATCGGCAAGCCCCACACCGTCCCTTGCAAGGTGACAGGCCGCTGCGGCTCTGTGCTGGTGCGCCTCATCCCTGCACCCAGGGGCACTGGCATCGTCTCCACACCTGTGCCCAAGAAGCTGCTCATGACGGCTGGTATCGATGACTGCTACACCTCAGCCCGGGGCTGCACTGCCACCCTGGGCAACTTCGCCAAGGCCACCTTTGATGCCATCTCTAAGACCTACAGCTACCTGACCCCCGACCTCTGGAAGGAGACTGTATTTACCAAGTCTCCCTATCAGGAATTCACTGACCACCTCGTCAAGACCCACACCAGAGTCTCGGTGCAGCGGACCCAGGCTTCAGATGTGGCTACAACATAG
- the TMSB10 gene encoding thymosin beta-10 isoform X1: MADKPDMGEIASFDKAKLKKTETQEKNTLPTKETIEQEKRSEIS; this comes from the exons ATGGCAGACAAACCAGACATGGGGGAAATCGCCAGCTTCGATAAGGCCAAGCTGAAGAAAACGGAGACGCAGGAGAAAAACACCCTGCCGACCAAAGAGA CCATTGAGCAGGAGAAGCGGAGTGAAATTTCCTAA
- the TMSB10 gene encoding thymosin beta-10 isoform X2: MADKPDMGEIASFDKAKLKKTETQEKNTLPTKESECASVSRAPAQPLTLLFLANPLLHPPPRRCPRCGRPRPLFQFHKAPCFSPAPSFLLNPHTSWVPRPHREAPRLRVGVAAPLQRPLPALHSH; the protein is encoded by the coding sequence ATGGCAGACAAACCAGACATGGGGGAAATCGCCAGCTTCGATAAGGCCAAGCTGAAGAAAACGGAGACGCAGGAGAAAAACACCCTGCCGACCAAAGAGAGTGAGTGTGCCTCGGTCTCCCgcgccccagcccagcccctcacCCTGCTCTTCCTTGCAAACCCActcctccaccccccaccccgccgTTGTCCCCGGTGTGGGCGGCCCCGACCACTCTTTCAGTTTCACAAAGCGCCTTGTTTCTCCCCAGCCCCAAGCTTCCTTCTAAATCCCCACACCTCGTGGGTGCCTCGCCCACACCGGGAAGCACCTCGGTTGCGGGTGGGGGTTGCAGCTCCGCTCCAGCGCCCGCTTCCCGCTCTCCACAGCCATTGA